A DNA window from Peromyscus leucopus breed LL Stock chromosome 3, UCI_PerLeu_2.1, whole genome shotgun sequence contains the following coding sequences:
- the LOC114701459 gene encoding killer cell lectin-like receptor subfamily E member 1 isoform X1 has protein sequence MGTFSFFLFMMMNEEPITHSTLNVNSQQKCKAKNKVKNTFHSTELSFIEQREKYRKHSKKQKNTAEDISGEENFSPSPWRLISSVLGAICLLLMAVAIAVSVSMTHLSSERTCSMIQQRGPHYPCPENWVWFRCNCYYFSKEMLSWRESQRACLSLNSSLIRISKEEMDFFSLKSFFWVGIYYDETVRKWQWENHSVLPYEMFYDLDTNMQYFCASYKSKGTYLAEKCTNKLAYICKKYHI, from the exons cttttttctctttatgatgATGAATGAAGAGCCTATAACTCATTCTACCCTAAATGTGAACTCCCAGCAGAAGTGCAAAGCAAAGAACAAAGTTAAGAATACATTTCATTCAACTGAATTATCATTCATTGAGCAGAGGGAAAAATACCGAAAACATAGTAAGAAGCAAAAAAACACAGCAGAAGACATCTCTGGTGAAG AGAATTTCTCACCTTCTCCATGGAGGCTCATCTCTAGTGTGCTTGGTGCCATATGCCTTCTCCTGATGGCTGTAGCCATAGCGGTGAGCGTTTCCATGACACACT TATCTTCTGAAAGAACATGTTCCATGATCCAGCAAAGAG GACCTCATTATCCCTGTCCAGAGAACTGGGTCTGGTTCAGATGCAATTGTTATTACTTCTCCAAGGAAATGCTAAGTTGGAGAGAGAGTCAGCGTGCCTGCTTGTCTCTCAATTCCAGTCTCATAAGGATAAGCAAAGAGGAGATG GATTTTTTCAGTTTGAAGTCTTTCTTTTGGGTTGGAATTTACTATGATGAAACTGTGAGAAAGTGGCAGTGGGAAAACCATTCTGTTCTACCCTATGAGAT gTTTTATGATCTTGATACTAATATGCAATACTTCTGTGCATCTTATAAATCAAAAGGAACTTATTTGGCTgaaaaatgtacaaataaatTGGCATATATTTGCAAGAAGTACCATATTTAA
- the LOC114701459 gene encoding killer cell lectin-like receptor subfamily E member 1 isoform X2, protein MMMNEEPITHSTLNVNSQQKCKAKNKVKNTFHSTELSFIEQREKYRKHSKKQKNTAEDISGEENFSPSPWRLISSVLGAICLLLMAVAIAVSVSMTHLSSERTCSMIQQRGPHYPCPENWVWFRCNCYYFSKEMLSWRESQRACLSLNSSLIRISKEEMDFFSLKSFFWVGIYYDETVRKWQWENHSVLPYEMFYDLDTNMQYFCASYKSKGTYLAEKCTNKLAYICKKYHI, encoded by the exons atgatgATGAATGAAGAGCCTATAACTCATTCTACCCTAAATGTGAACTCCCAGCAGAAGTGCAAAGCAAAGAACAAAGTTAAGAATACATTTCATTCAACTGAATTATCATTCATTGAGCAGAGGGAAAAATACCGAAAACATAGTAAGAAGCAAAAAAACACAGCAGAAGACATCTCTGGTGAAG AGAATTTCTCACCTTCTCCATGGAGGCTCATCTCTAGTGTGCTTGGTGCCATATGCCTTCTCCTGATGGCTGTAGCCATAGCGGTGAGCGTTTCCATGACACACT TATCTTCTGAAAGAACATGTTCCATGATCCAGCAAAGAG GACCTCATTATCCCTGTCCAGAGAACTGGGTCTGGTTCAGATGCAATTGTTATTACTTCTCCAAGGAAATGCTAAGTTGGAGAGAGAGTCAGCGTGCCTGCTTGTCTCTCAATTCCAGTCTCATAAGGATAAGCAAAGAGGAGATG GATTTTTTCAGTTTGAAGTCTTTCTTTTGGGTTGGAATTTACTATGATGAAACTGTGAGAAAGTGGCAGTGGGAAAACCATTCTGTTCTACCCTATGAGAT gTTTTATGATCTTGATACTAATATGCAATACTTCTGTGCATCTTATAAATCAAAAGGAACTTATTTGGCTgaaaaatgtacaaataaatTGGCATATATTTGCAAGAAGTACCATATTTAA